In Oncorhynchus clarkii lewisi isolate Uvic-CL-2024 unplaced genomic scaffold, UVic_Ocla_1.0 unplaced_contig_803_pilon_pilon, whole genome shotgun sequence, the genomic window CATTTCAACTCGGGGGGGtagttccatttcaattcagggaGTGGGGGgcagttccatttcaattcaggggtggggggggaggtcagttccatttcaattcagggagtgggggggagggtcagttccatttcaattcagggaggggggggggggggggggtcagtttcAATTCAGGGAGCACACAGTAATTCAAATTCTTCTTGAGTTTTAAtatggtttactttctgaattgactggaattatAAGGGAATGAACCGATTTGACTTCAACCCTGGTTGTTATAACAGATAACTGAGAGAAGTGAATGAATTGAAGGTGTCGTCTGATAATTCAGGATGATGTTCGCTACCTGCTAGTCATTGTGCCTGTATTCCTGTACTATTCTGTTCTTATTGACTGGGAatggttgtgatgtgtgttttaccAACTGTAGTTGAATGCACTTATTATAAAACAGTCTGGGTAATACTGTCTCAAATGTAATTGATTGACAGATCAAAGTGTTAGTGACAGTTGTATTGGTGACGTTATTGTTTATGAAATGATTGATGGTTTTGGCCGATGGACAGACCTGCTTTGGCGGTTGGTTAAGAGTTTGATGTATGAATGTAAGTTCTGCCCCTAAAAGACGCGAGAGGTCGAGGGAGCGTGACCACAGCCGATCCCGGGAGAAGAGCCGGCGCCACAAGTCCCGTAGCCGCGACCGCCACGAGGACTACTACCGCGAACGcagccgggagagagagaggcaccgcGGGGacagagaacgagaacgagaaagAGACCGTGAGAGGGAGTACCGACATCGTTAGCGGAGGTGTGTATTTCCCCGTTCAAACTCCTTACCCGTAACCATGTCACCCACTCTTCTCCCTCAGCTTAATGCAGGCCAGGGGCCAGGTCGCTACGGCCCAGAACAAGAGGCCCACGAGCGGGACATGACGCGCCCTGCGGAGCCCGACGGtaggtggaggtggtaggtaaaGGCATTGTTCCAGCGGTCATTATTGTAGTCTTGACCAGAACTGACTCATTGCTGccatgtgtgtaaatatatattatttgtcTGAAACTTGTTGTAGGTTTTGACTGTGTTTACTTTCATCCTTTGAACATTGACTGTGTCGTCAGGCTTCTACTGCATGAGTGTGTGTTGTAGGGGGCGTTTTATATGGAAGCCCTGGTAAGCTTGAAAATGTTTTAAATCTCTTAAGATGGAAAAAGTACTTTATGACAAATGATCAACACCTGTGAAAGGTTGTAAAATACGCCAATTGTTTATTGAAGGGTTTCTTTGACACCTGATGCCACAATGTGCCAAGAAATGATTAGTCTACATTTTGCAGGGGTCAAAGGTTGAACTCTGTGACGGTACAACTTAAGGGGGTTGTTTGTATGAGTTGTTTTGTAGGCCACCAAATGATGACCAAAACTGTGTAGGTGGTTCTGACTCTTGCTAACCTGAGGTAATGGTTACATGCAAATTGAAATGTCTAAACTATTTTAAAACCACTCTCAGTTCTCTAATATAAGCCAAAGTATGGTTTTGGGGTTTAAATAATGGAAAGGATTTTGGTATTATCGTCTGTGAACTTTGACACATATCTGccatatttgtatttttatcaCGCTGAAATTGATGGTCTTGAAGAAAAATAATATTTGTTAATGTTTTTGTATAATTAATGACATTAATATCAAGCTGGTAAAATGTTTTGTCTATATGAATTTTTAGGCATATAGTTATCTGGTCTTACTCCCTTAACGTTTGACAGGAATGTGGTAACTAGGTAACTAGCCCACTATCTCTCCTGTAGCGTAGTTGGTCTTCACTCTAAAGCCCCGGTTTTTGTACAACAGACCATTTTGAGTGTTGCTACTGCTTTTGGTGCTGTTAACATTAGATTAACACGGTTTTTACCTTTTACATATCATTTCTGTATGTGCCATTTTTTTTGTGCGTTTTTTCCATGACATTGAAGGATTGATTTCCAAAAAAATGATGGCTCATGTTTTTTTGATCCATTTTGTGTACCTTGATGGTAACATGGGGCTATATACACATACTTCATGGCAGTGTATGGCCCTGTAAAATCCACGTTGTGGAGAATGTGGACAGAACCACcgaatccagacattaaaacggAATGAACCAATATTCAATCATGTTAGTAGGAAGTCAACTAAATGTGTCGAGGCTGGTGGGGCGTCGACTAAATGTGTCGAGGCTGGTGGGGCGTCGACTAAATGTGTCGAGGCTGGTGGGGCGTCGACTAAATGGGTCGAGGCTAGTGGGACGTGGGTGGGGCGTCGACTAAATGTGTCGAGGCTAGTGGGGCGGACTAAATGGGTTGAGGGGTGGGGCGTCGACTAAATGGGTCGAGGCCGGTGGGGCGTCGACTAAATGTGTCGAGGCTGGTGGGGCGTCGACTAAATGTGTCGAGGCCGGTGGGGCGTCGACTAAATGTGTCGAGGCCGGTGGGGCGTCGACTAAATGTGTCGAGGCCGGTGGGGCGTCGACTAAATGTGTCGAGGCCGGTGGGGCGTCGACTAAATGTGTCGAGGCCGGTGGGGCGTCGACTAAATGTGTCGAGGCCGGTGGGGCGTCGACGAAATGTGTCGAGGCCGGTGGGGCGTCGACGAAATGTGCCGAGGCCGGTGGGGCGTCGACGAAATGTGCCGAGGCTGGTGGGGCGTCGACGAAATGTGCCGAGGCCGGTGGGGCGTCGACGAAATGTGCCGAGGCCGGTGGGGCGTCGACGAAATGTGCCGAGGCCGGTGGGGCGTCGACGAAATGTGCCGAGGCCGGTGGGGCGTCGACGAAATGTGCCGAGGCCGGTGGGGCGTCGACGAAATGTGCCGAGGCCGGTGGGGCGTCGACGAAATGTGCCGAGGCCGGTGGGGCGTCGACGAAATGTGCCGAGGCCGGTGGGGCGTCGACTAAATGTGCCGAGGCCGGTGGGGCGTCGACTAAATGTGCCGAGGCCGGTGGGGCGTCGACTAAATGGGTCCAAGATCATCATAAAATATGAATGAAATGCATCAGTGAGTCTTATTGTTCTTTAACTTTCTGAAGAGGAAACGTCAGTGTCTGGTCTGTCCGCGACTGTCCACCACTTTGTTAagccgttagcgatgatgctaatatAACGACGacagtcttctggtagatggaaaggttTTCCTCAAAAACATTCTCAGTTAAACACGGGCTTCTCTGTAGTTAATATTTACTTGGCAGAATGGTATCGTGATTATTTGCATAAATCCACTGGCCATTTGTTTAGCAAACTCTGCAATCACATGAGGTGCTACAGAAACATCACTCGTCAAACAGTGACGCTCACTGGTGCACAgttgaattaaagggtaactacacccctGGTACTGGTGCACAgttgaattaaagggtaactacaccccaaaatACTGGTGCACAgttgaattaaagggtaactacacccaaAAATGTAAATTTCTGGTCTCCTGTTTAAACAAGGTTGTGCACTTAGAACATACAAtgtttttattatatatatatacacacacacacacacacacacggaaaatgTTCAAttgattttatagggccctagcaATGTCTGTTTGCGTGTAAATGTGAGGTCAATTTGATTACTTTTCTTCCCTTAATACTGGGCTTCACAATGTGCTGATCCCGTAAACGAATAAGAAAACCATAAAATATTTTTGTCAGAGGGTAGAGTACTTGGAAAAAATGCTGATAATATCAATCAATACAGGTACAGTACTTATCTGATATTTCAATGAGGACTAAAGAATCATCACTATTGTCCACAATTcaacggcagccattttgttaaTGTGGATATTTTAATGTTTCTAATGGTACACCTATTTTGAAGTGGATCTCGAGATTTCACTGTCGGTTGTCTTGTTTTTAGGCTGTAGTTTGAAATAGACCATTTTTGACTTGGTACCAAATATCTTGTAGGAATTGAAGGTCGATGGGTGTTTCACTGAAATGGTGAAGTCAAGAAAATAATTGTGGTATTTGTCTCAAATGTAATGTTGCCGTTTGTAAATCCCAGTAGTGATTTGAATGTGTACCCCGACATCTGATTGTGTTACCGCTAACTGATGTATTATTTTGTATTGGCTCGGTTAGTTTGCTGAGTAGTGACTCCATGCTCGCATTAAATGGGATAACTCCTTTGGAATGTACATGTTTGATTGCAGTAACTTCTCTGaatcaccccccctcccccccccctcccattttTAAATGGCAATAGCATTTTGTTAAATTATTCAAATAAACGTAAGACTTTTAAATAATACAACTCACAAAATCAATCTAAAAAAATTCAATCTAAAAGTTTTGGTCATTACTTTTTAAATGACGAGGAAACAAAGTGAAGAGAGGTTACTTTATTAACCTGTACTCCTATTGGTCTCACTTCATGGTAAAGGAAATGCTTTGATCTACGCTTACTACCTGTCAATCTATGTTCACAGATCCTCAACATTTGTTTCATTTAGCGTTGGGATCATATGTGCCCACTTACAGGGAAGAAATGACTAGCTATTTTTCCAATTTTGTCTATAGGTGTCAGTGATGTTTTGCAGGCATGGAGAAAGCAGCGCTGATTTCCTGATAACATATTTCTAAGTCTGTttttaactgtctctctctctctctctggtgtgttCATCCTTCACAACTACGCATCATGTGGTTCCTAAAACACTCATTGGTGTCCACACCATCTCAAGAAGGTTAATTTTGACGACTGTTCCAACCACCTTAAACTCGTTCAATGTCTCCAGCAAAAATAGACTCTGCAGGAAGTTAGTACCAAAAACAGCAACTGGTCACATTCTTTAGTCCATTAGTTATAATTCTAATTGTTAAGTGTTTTGAGAACATGTCTTGGTGATGCTGTGGGCCCTTTGAGATGCTCAATGGATCTGAAATGATTGTGCGGAGGGTGATGGGACATCTGTTCAATGAAATGTTGGTAGTAGTAACTATTTTTAAAAATGTGATATTGCCAACTATGCACCATGTAAATTCACTAATTGAGCAAAACCTGGCttcaatttgatttaaaaatGATATTGATAAACAATTAAACTAATAATTACTAGGCTATTAACTAGTTATTTTTATAAATGTAAATTGTCATCGACAACCAAAACGTACAGAATATTCCTTTTACCTGGTGTATGAGTTTGGAAACTGTCTGGGGGGTGATCTATGAACTGAAATATTAATGAATGGTTATGTGGTTTGCAATTCCAATGAATTGTCAGTGTGATGTTGATCCTGTGCATGCCAGGCTCTGGCTGTGAGAGTTGTTTCAGACTACTGATACATGTGTGTAGGGATAAGAGTGTGTTTTTCTACATTTTATCCTGATGTAATAATACCATTCCTCTATGGAGATCTGACCATGTTTGTCCTCTGCTTTTCCCAGTGCTCCGGGCACAAATGTTATCTAATTGGATTTCACCTATCGGATAGGTTTAAATGCATAGCTGTAGAATGACTAGAACGAGGGTCTGCATTCAAGTCAATGACTCGTCTGTTCTATTTATTATTTCTATGCGTTTTAAATCCTATCCAATCGGTAAAATCCACATTAACGTTTGGGGAGAACTATGCCCTCGTCACCTCTCAGACTAGGGGACCGATCCCCCAAACTGGCCGCTAACACCTTTTGGTTTTATGGACTTGTTGAAAATCTGAGAGGATTTGATAGGTGGAATTCTCACATTTACTTCCACCTATCAGAGGACAAGGTAGACTTAATACCATATTGTGTCCATCTGTGTTAATCCTCTAAAGATATTGAGAAGTACGTTCGGTCTAGGGGTTGGGGTTGAGCGTTCTGTAGATACCATCTTCTGCCCAAGGACTTTCAGATTAGATTATAAGATGTTCTGTGAGCACCAATTTAAACAGGTTTATCCAATCCACACAAACTGATTGTAAAACCTTGTCTGAAATGAGTTGAGTACTTAGTGCATGACACACTTGAGTACATTCTAAATTCAGATCTCAACAGTATAGCAGGGTCAGTCATTGTGGGCCACTACGTTGTTCTTACTCACTGTAATGTGGAATCACTCTCTTGACAAGTTGACTACCATTAGAAAGAACAGTGCCTGCATGTATTTGTTTAGtgtcctctgtgtgtctgtgtgtgtgctgtaaaaTTAGAGGGGATATGACACAAACAACAAACTGTATATTGTTGGGCTGCCCCAAACCAAACTCCACCCTTCGTTTTCACACATTTCAGCCTACGGAAGAGGACAGGGACGAGGACGCCTCTTCACAACCAGCAGGCCCTACATCAGGATCGCCTTgtcaactaccccccccccccccccctttgtctgtgtctccatggttaccaggggACTGACTACCTGGGAATCGCTCACAGCTGTGTAAGGTTATAAGTAGTGTTCTTTAAAATCATTCTCAtggtatatataaaaaaaaaacttctcaacagctatttttattttactgaaaTTTTATTTGATGTGAATGAAAAAATGATTATCTACCTGTGTTGACAGGCTTCTTTCAAGCTTAGCGAAAATAACAAATGACTACATTTGCCTGCTCTATTCCAAAACGGACAACTTTTGACTGCTATAATGTGTACATTTTGTCAGGTTAAAGCTGATTTTTACAGGGagggttttttgttttttttcatctTCATTTCCTCTCGTGCCCCTCCCTACTTTTCTCGTTTAGGATAATGTTTGTAAATGTCTCTGCTTTGAATATTAAAATAGATTCTGTGTTGTAATAAACTGTTTACTGGGGTTTTGACACTTAATAATAATTTACATGTGTACGTTTTTGCCTGCATACATTTTTCATGTTGAATTTTACGAAATAGTTATTTTAGATTTACTCTCACTTAAGTTGCAAAGTTGTGCTGTTATTGACCAAATGAAGCACAGTTGACcaaaaaaattgtatttgtccCGATGCCCAGAATTAGTGAAATCTGACTGAATTTAGCGTAACTTCTTATGCATTGAATGATCATGTGACAGATATTTTAATCTTTGACTTATCAGTTTGTTCTAAAAGTTCTACTTAAAATGTAGCTACTTGTTGACAAACGTTTGTTTTTAGTCTCCGTATACTTCTGTATGACATTTGAATTCCAAAGGTGAAAATCCATGTCTTTGCTAAGTGATTTTAGAGGTATTCAGGACTTGATTATACTTGGGCAAaactttattattttttattttttttcttcttgattttcattttttttcttcgtGTTACCAGGAAGTACATTCCAAGGAACCCTTCATTACTCTAATATTATTGACACAAGTAGAACAAAATGATTGACTTATATGGAATTATTTTAGTGATAGATCAACCTTCACAGATCTGGACAATACTACTACTGTGAACCGAATTGGTCTCTTATCTGCAAACTTGTGCTCTGATTGGCTGGCTGATGTACTGCACTGATTTCTTATTGAGTTGCTTATCCCACTGGTTTAAGCCAGTGAGGTTTgtggtagcctggtcccagatctgtatatATTTTGGCAGAGTCTTGACTACATTGAATAGCAATAACAATGCTAGACTAGTTGGCTAAAACGCATACAGACCTGAgcggtatactacaaagcaggaccAATGTGTTAGCCAGCTAATTTGCTtaaatattctgaaataactttttttttaattGGAAAAGAAGCTTGACTccacaaccaaaaacacatatcTAAGTTCAGCTTTTTTAATGAGCCagaaaatcaaatgtaatttatcaaagttagctggctaatgcATTGATCCTGTTTTGTAGGATCCCCTTCTGGGACCAGGCCATGGGGCTGGGTGTAGTAAATGGTTGATTACAGTAGTAATGAGGGTCTGGGACAAGGCTGAGTGTTGTAAATGGATGGGGAATTACACTATAGTGAGGGTCTGGGACAAGGCTGAGGGGATGGGTGTTGTAAATGGCTGGGGATTACAGTAGTGGGGGTCTGGGTGTTGTAAATGGATGGGGATTACAGTAGTGAGGGTCTCGGTGTAGTACATGGATGGGGATTACAGTAGTGAGGGTCTGGGTATTGTAAATGGATTAGGATTACAGTAGTGAGGGTCTGGGTATTGTAAATGGATGGGGATTACAGTAGTGAGGGTCTGGGTATTGTAAATGGATTAGGATTACAGTAGTGAGGGTCTGGGTGTAGTAAATGGATGGGGATTACAGTAGTAAGAGTATTCAAGTGAGGTGTCCATTTTGTGAAGCATGAGAGCACAATCCTTCCCTGGCTTCTCGGGGTCTGTGCACTGACTGGTCTGCCAGATTAAAATAACTGATATTGATGCCTGTTTTAAGGCGGTAAAACCTACCTCTCTACTCCCATGTATTTTCTAAATGGCCCTGATAGACATTAGTGGTGCTCTCCTGCTTGCATTGTGTTGACACTCTGAAGATAGATATTTAGGTGGCTATTGTGGCTTCAAATCATTCACTGAAACAACTGCTTCAGTCAActaaacattattatttttaattttattgGTTAGACTTTACATCCAACTATTGGCACATAAATATCTCCAAGTTTTTAATCAATATTGCCCACTAGCTACAAAGAGCATTTTGAGGACTTAACAATGTGTTTGACATGGTATGTATGTTATTGAAAGTACTCCTTCAGGTAAAGTTCGCATGACAGACACTTCCGGTTTTTTTTTATACGTGGGACTTTTGTATTGCATTTTATTGTATAAATGCACTGAGATATTGAATATGGTGTAAAGCATTCATAATGCTCTATGTAGCTAGTATACCATGTTTATTGTGCTAATGGACAGGTTATCAACGCTTTGTTACCTATTCGCAGATCATTACGAATAGCTTTCCAGCCCCAACGTCTTTTCAAACCGGTTGAATATTTGAGTGGAGCTGGTTTGATACGTCAATACTGTACATATATACGCAGTCGACAAGTGTTACTTACCCATGCTCAATTAGTGTTGTCATTTTGTACATATAATATAATTCAGCCATTTTATTAGATATTACCTTCAAATACTTTTTACAATGAGATCAAACTGATCAATTTCTCTCTCGGACGTGTTCAGGaaattgaacttttttttttaaggtgcACTGTCTTGTTTTGAGTGGTTTCAATAAACTAGTTTTCTCCGTCTTTTGATGTCGGGTCTCCGTGAACCATTGGGCCAAATGTTACTGTTCCTGACATTGCTGATTTGGCTTCATCAAATGTACACTTAATCAATAGAATGCAGTGTATAAAGGCTGGAATAAGACCGGCGGATATTACTGAGGTCTGTAGTTGTTCTGTTTTGTGAAAATATTGTAACGGTCTACTTTACTCAAACTTAaaaccatgtttttttttctcaggtATGATTGACACGATTAAAAAAAAAGGAAGGGCCTATAACTAGTTTCCCAAGGATCTTGATGTtctttatttatatataattTACTCATAGTTACACTTACACCAAATGCTGAATTGTACAGTAGGCTGTAGTTGTTTTTGCCCTGATTTAATTTACAGCTCCATGACATTCACCCGAAGGTAAGTCGTCGGTTCCAGATCCATGAAGAATGATGGCTGCAAATGTCCTGAAGTAGTAGCTATTCAATATACTTAATGTGTTCCTCTTCGCGTTATAGCAAAGTAAGGAAGTCATTAAAGTGATGGAACTATAATTACATGGATAATTGTTATCAAATATACAAGATAAATGTCGCAATCAGACAGGATTGATTATTGCATTATTTCACTGCAGACTAAAACACTGTCAATGTGTGTTTATTTCAGATTATATTGCTATTTTAATTATATGATTTATTAGACTATTTGCAGTAAGAATAAAGGCAATAGGTTCTCTGAGTTTGTACCACCTTGTGCCTTCTCAAAAAATAAAAGAATCGAAACTACATTGTGACTCCATTTATTCTAATTTTGAGTTTGTACCACCTTGTGCCTtctcaaaaaataaaataatcgaAACTACATTGTGACTCCATTTATTCTGATTATTAGTTACGATATGAGGCTTTTGGATATATTTATCCAAATAGCAACGATCGCAAACAAGTCAATAGCTGATCAAGACCGTGTGTAAAGCAGTTGGTGTAGGCGAAAGGCTGGCAGGTGGTAATCTGGTGGTTTCATTTTTGCAAACGACTCGTTATCGCCATCTTCCGGCCTTTGGGCTACAGCTGGTGAGAAATGCTTTTTAAAAAAACAACTAGTCCGAAGCCTTGGCTCACATTAAACACATTTTATTAATTTCAGTAGCCGATGTGGACGTCAGCTTGTGGGATTATGTATAAACGGCCTAGCTTCGATGATCACTCGAACCCTGACTCATGTCCAGAAGAGAGCCTGCAGAATAATTCGGAACGGGTCGTTCACCAGCTACCCGGGAAGCCCTCGGAATCATGTCATTGGAGAGCAAACGGGAGCAGATCTGCCTGACATTTGCTAAATACTTCACTAAACTGATCAATGCACACACCATATTGCCGAGGGGCCTTAATAATGCCGTCTTTAAAGCtcctaaaatgtatttattttagctGCCACCCCAAACATTGTCGTTGTATTATTGTTGTTTTGTATATATTGCATAGTTTAACATTGTATTACATGTTTTGCTAGTTTAGGATTTTACTATTTGATGATTGTAAATTGCAAAACACAATTCAGTCTATATGACTGCAATACATTTACTACTACAGGGCACAAAGCAGAACATTAGACAAGAGGACCATAAATCGTTTTAGCTGCCGTGTTCACATCGGACCACGAACAATGTAACGTACTTCCGGTGCTTGTTTGGCTGGCAATTTGAAATGTGTACAATGTAAAATCGTGTTGTTTCCGTAGATTTAATGGCAATCTTATTAAATGACACGTTCCAAATCACTACTGCAAGAGTCCTATAGTGACATATACGAGTTTAACGTCACTTTCTAGTCTCTATACTATGTTTAAAAGGATGGCTGAATTTGGACCAGATTCCGGGGGTAGAGTGAAGGTAGGGGATGGATGTCAATAATATTTGATACCGGTAACTATAATATGATCGATAAAAAGTTTTATGTTAATAAGAGACAATTTAACTAAGTGTGTTCCCTAATTATAatatatttcatttttaataagtCTATGGAAGCGTGTCAGTGAAGTGCTTGTCGTGAAGACACGGTTGGAAAGGCAGGCATGAAACCGCATCACTTCTTACTATCTGCCAGCCGGTTCACCATATTATCATCATTGATCTGCATGATGTTGCAGAAAACATCATTTGTCTGTTATCCACAGGGTGTTACGATCGTCAAACCCATCGTATTCGGAAACGTTGCTCGGTATTTTGGAAAGAAGCGAGAGGAGGACGGACACACTCACCAATGGTCTGTGTACGTGAAACCATACAGAAACGAGGTAAATTCAACTGTCATCTTGGAAAATGGATGGTGTTGACTTCAAGGTCTCATTGGATAATGATAATGATCATTGGATAATACAGTATTGACCTGACCAATTATATTCCAGGATATGTCTGCATATGTGAAGAAAATACAGTTCAAGCTACATGAAAGTTATGTGAATCCACTCAGAGGTAAAGTTTGTAATGTATCCACGTATTAACAGTGATGTAATTTGTCATGAATGTAGGGCTCATGGTGTTCTCTTTCTGATCCGTCGTAGTCGTGACGAAGCCTCCGTACGAGATCACAGAGACGGGCTGGGGAGAGTTTGAGATCATCATCAAGATATTTTTCATCGACCCCAATGAGAGGCCGGTGAGCGGTGCTCGACTATGTCATTTAGGGACCTCGTTCAAATCAAACTTGATTAttatagcaccttttttttaaaCAGAGGATGAATTTCAGAGTGcttaacacaataacataatagGAAGGTGATAAAAATACAATACGTTTTCTAAATTAGGACACATTAAAGTAGTAAAAcaatagtttaataacagtggaCTTGAGACTACATTTTCATTGTACAGTTACATTATTTTTATGATACAGTTCCCCCAGTTAcatgaatgtctgtctgtctctctctctctatctggctctcctatctatctatctatctatctatctatctatctatctatctatctatctatctatctatctatatcttaTCTTATCTAATCTTATCCTATCTAATCTAATCCTATCTATAGGTGACTCTCTACCACTTACTGAAGCTCTTCCAGTCTGACTCCAGTGCCATGCCCAAGAAGACGGTGGTCTCTGAATTCTATGATGAAATGGTgagacattttatttatttatttttcaaacaGTGAACCGAAGAGGACATGAGAAAGGAAGTGAAACCAAGGTGAGGAAAGAAAGCAGAGAGGCCCCGTCTCAACTCTCTGTCCTTCCTGTTCCTCTCTCAGATCTTCCAGGACCCCACAGCCATGATGCAACA contains:
- the LOC139395706 gene encoding YEATS domain-containing protein 4, giving the protein MFKRMAEFGPDSGGRVKGVTIVKPIVFGNVARYFGKKREEDGHTHQWSVYVKPYRNEDMSAYVKKIQFKLHESYVNPLRVVTKPPYEITETGWGEFEIIIKIFFIDPNERPVTLYHLLKLFQSDSSAMPKKTVVSEFYDEMIFQDPTAMMQQLLSTSRQLTLGAYKHETEFAELELRTREKLEAAKKKTSQEITDLKDRLKASRETINFLKGEIRKLEEEDQIKDH